The following coding sequences are from one Arthrobacter sp. 24S4-2 window:
- a CDS encoding SRPBCC family protein, which translates to MATVQESINVSVPLSQAYNQWTQFQDFPHFMSGVDAVRQLDDTTVHFETSIAGVKRDYDAQITVQQPDKCVTWESLDEPRNAGTVWFEALSPTETKVSVELAWEPDSAVEKLGAAVGMDSHQVASDLKRFKKFIEEREVETGAWRERVTSGEVSGGAVSGTSTTAEIPLAATTAVPLEEEVGYDAVPTERPVNTDPGMATEPPFGKHVRR; encoded by the coding sequence ATGGCAACTGTCCAGGAATCCATTAATGTGAGTGTCCCGCTGAGCCAGGCCTACAACCAGTGGACCCAGTTCCAGGACTTTCCCCACTTCATGAGCGGAGTGGACGCCGTCCGGCAGCTCGACGACACCACCGTCCACTTCGAGACCAGCATCGCCGGCGTCAAGCGGGACTATGACGCCCAAATCACCGTTCAGCAGCCGGACAAGTGCGTCACGTGGGAAAGCCTGGACGAACCGCGCAACGCCGGAACTGTGTGGTTCGAGGCGCTGAGCCCCACCGAAACCAAGGTCAGCGTTGAACTGGCCTGGGAACCTGACTCCGCCGTGGAGAAGCTCGGTGCCGCCGTCGGAATGGATTCGCACCAAGTGGCTTCGGACCTCAAACGGTTCAAGAAGTTCATCGAGGAACGCGAGGTGGAGACGGGCGCCTGGCGCGAACGTGTCACCTCGGGTGAGGTCAGCGGTGGAGCCGTCAGCGGAACCAGCACGACGGCGGAAATTCCGCTCGCTGCCACAACGGCCGTCCCGCTGGAGGAAGAAGTCGGTTACGACGCCGTGCCCACTGAACGCCCCGTGAACACCGATCCGGGCATGGCTACGGAGCCGCCGTTCGGCAAGCACGTTCGGCGCTGA
- a CDS encoding mucin-associated surface protein — MKWTCTLHRRPSLPRWKTVLAAGLLSAALAGCSSAAPDLESDAAQQLQAKVLAVSQSAAGKDPAGALKSLDELAVQVDAAAAAGNVSFKRHQSIMKAVDAVRADLTAAQAAGAAAEAAAAAAAAQASQAAVPPAPEAPAPAQGNPGPGKGEKGKGKDG; from the coding sequence GTGAAGTGGACTTGCACGCTCCACCGTCGCCCATCGCTGCCGCGCTGGAAGACGGTTCTTGCTGCGGGGCTGCTTTCCGCAGCCCTGGCAGGCTGCAGCTCGGCTGCTCCGGACCTCGAAAGTGACGCCGCGCAACAGCTTCAGGCCAAGGTCCTGGCTGTTTCCCAGTCCGCGGCCGGCAAGGACCCGGCCGGAGCCCTGAAGTCACTGGACGAGCTCGCCGTGCAAGTCGACGCCGCGGCTGCAGCTGGAAACGTGTCCTTCAAGCGTCACCAGAGCATCATGAAGGCAGTCGACGCGGTTCGCGCTGACCTGACAGCGGCACAGGCCGCAGGCGCCGCGGCCGAAGCAGCTGCCGCTGCAGCCGCCGCCCAGGCTTCACAGGCCGCCGTTCCGCCAGCGCCAGAAGCACCGGCGCCGGCCCAAGGGAACCCCGGACCCGGCAAAGGCGAAAAGGGCAAAGGCAAGGACGGCTGA